The nucleotide sequence taagtctgactacagattttctattggattgagatctgggctTTGTCTAggtcattccaacacatttacatgtttgccCTTAaatcactcaagtgttgctttagcagtgtgtttggggtcattgtcctgctggaaggtgaacctccgtcctagcctcaaatcacacacagagtagtACAGGTTTTGCTGAAGaacataaaaaaagtatttaacaccaaccatctttccctcaactctgaccagtttcccagtccgactgctgaaaaacatccccacagcattatgctgccaccactgtgtttcactgtggggatggtgttctttgggtgatgtgatgtgttgggtttgcgccagacatatcattttctttgatggccaaaaagtaaaataccagaccagagcaccttcctacATACATTTTGCGAGTCTTTCccatgcctttttgcaaactcaaaacgtgccgttttgttttttgctgaaagtaatggctttcttttggccactctgccataaagcctaaCTCTAtagagcgtacggcttattgtcgtcctatgtacagatactccagtctctgctgtggaactctgtagctcctccagggttaccttgggtctctgtgctgcctcactGATTAGTGCCCTCCTTACCCGGctcatgagttttggtgtgcggcagtctcttggcaggtttgctgttgtgccatgttctttccatgaaTTCCCCAAGCCACGCTTGTTTGGTTCTCTAACTGTACTGTAGCTGCGATAGTCAGCTTTTGTGATGGGGAAAAGATTGAGTGCAGttctgctgggagggggggggggcggtccctGTTTCCAGGAGTAGGAGGACTGTCATTGGCCACTGCTAAAGCCAATCTCAGTCCTGTTAGCCCAATCCACCACCTGGAGGAAAATGACTAGTTTGGTTGCCACTACCAATCTCAGAAAGAAGGGATTTCACTGTGATTGAGAAGACCAGGTGACAGTTTTGTGGAATTACTGTTGAGCTTCTGGGAACTTTGTTGAAATTATTTCTGAACCTTTGTGTCACTTACTACTGGACCCCTGcaatctgtgtccctttaagCAACAGCCAGTATTCAGCACAATGAAAATCACACCCAACTTTTTCTgtggcgcagagcactgcacttTTTCTCAGCTGCGAGGGCCCGACTTATTATCCTGCACACAGGCctactgctttcagaaaatacccCTGACCTGAGCTCGTCATTGTGCATCCATTCCAGATGCTTGTATGTGACATCACATACATCACATACATCCCATAGATCCCACACAAGCACTTGGGCTGTATGCGAAAGGTGGATCACCCAGATGAATGTGCCAGGAAAGGTAGATGTCTCATCTCTCCTTCCTTTCACTACTCTGCATATCGCGCATATCATAGATGAGAagagggtacagtggtggggaaaATTAGCAGGAAGAGTTCataggtgggacagatgagcaaggaggtacagtggtggaagagatgagaaggtggttcagcagtggggcagaAGAGTAGGGGGATACAGTGCTgggccagatgagcaggggggtataGTGTTGGGCCAGATGAGCAGGGGAGTTCAGTGTTGGGcaagatgagcaggggggttcagtgttgggccagatgagcaggggggttcagtgttgggtcagatgagcaggggggttcagtgttgggccagatgagcagagggttcagtgttgggccagatgagcaggggggttcagtgttggaccagatgagcaggggggttcagtgttagggcagatgagcagggggttagtgttggggcaGATGAAAAGGGGgttcagtggtgggacagaaaaaCAGGGGGCAGAGCAGTGGAGCTTATCTGAAAGAAGGTGTATTGGTGGGAcaaatgagcagggggttacattggtggggcaggagagcagggggtacagaggtgagacatatgtgaagggggtacaTTGGTGAGACAGATGAGAAAGcgggttacagtggtggagcagatgagcAGATGTATTCAGTGTTAGGACAGATGAGAAGGTTATTGAATAgtgagacagaagagcatggggatATAGCGGTGGAGCAGAtatgcagggggtacagtggtgggagggatgagaagggggttcagcagtggaaCAGAAAAGCAGGGGGGTACAGTAATGGAGCAGATGAGcaaggggttacagtggtgggacagaagagcggggggggggggttcagtgttgggccagatgagAAGGTGATTACAGTGGTGGGAAAGATGAGTAGGGTGTTCAGTGTTTGAGCAGAGGAGAAAGGAGGTACATTTGTGGGACaggtgagcagggggttacagtggtggggcagagtaGCAGGGGGTTCAGAGGAGAAAGGTGGTACATTGGTGGAACTCATGAACAGGGGaatacagtggtgggacagaagagcatgggggtaTGGTAGTgtagcagatgtgcagggtggtacagtggtgggacagaagagcagagtGGTTgagtggtggggcagaagagcagggtggtacagcggtgggacagaagagcagattggttcagtggtggggcagaagagcagggtggtacagtggtggggcagaagagcagggtggTACAGTTTTGGGGCAGAAGAGCggggtggtacagtggtggtgCAGATAAgaaagggggtacagtggtggggtagatgagaaagggggtacagtggtggggcagatgagaaaggagtTACAGTGgtagggcagatgagcagggggttacagtggtggggcagatgagcagaggggtacagtggtgggacagatcagCAGAGGGATATAGTGATGAAACAGATTTGCAGGGGGGatagtgatctgaggtgtgaaagtGTATTAATTGGGGCTGTTCTGAGGTGTGGAGTTGCAGAAAttagggctgatctgaggtatgggagtgcaggatgttaatttctcactactaaagtagtttacagcatttactttttttaacaatCCTTTTTGTGATTAAGAGTATGaagttgacatttttttgttataaaatcggcacgctcaatttctttgaaaacatttttcgtCACACTGCTCAAAAGAATGCCTCCCCCTGCTGTAATGTAACAGAattggtaaaaagccaagggggtaaaTACTTTTGTAAGGCACTGTACATCTTCATTACTTACTACTTTTGATTCAATTGTTTCATGCAAGAcaaatggaagactgttattaaaggtatgtTTATTACTAATATCACAGTTTATATTTGGGCAGATCTGTTCTGCAGTGATTAccgggctgcttttaaactgatccctAGGTGAACATACCGGTTATCTGCACTGAGCCTGagttctgttattacctgtgggtttggtgtGCTCAGAAAGTGCACTACatctacaggatataatagaagtctatggcaaagtgcagctaacccacaaGAAAGGCACGGGTGCACTGCACTGTACCCGTAGTGTGTAGGAGCCCTAAGCTCCTTTCACACGATAAGTCCGACCCAATCAGACTCCCATTCACCTCTATGAAGCGGCAAATGTAAATGGacctgtgtccatttacacccaccgaTCTCCAATGGAGccgctaaaaaacaaacaaacagaaggggatcttcttcttccatctagGTGGGCAGGAGGGCCCATGGAGTAGAGTGtgttgtgtctgtgtctgctctgcatatgcagagtggacatggacctgtcatccgcccgttCCACTCACtgtggcccgtgaccggttaccaagttgcgTAAGTGGCCCtgactcttcaaaaggttgggcacccctgttctaaagAAAGAATAGTCAGTCATAAGATGAAGAAGAAGGCTCAGACAAGTTGGAGAAGGTACAACCTTCAATTAATCTCTTACCAACTTTCATGGGATAAATATTACAATGAGTATTTCTAAACATTAAATATGATGGATGGTCTTTTATTATCTTTGATAACTTTTCTTACAGGTACAACATTGGCAATGCAATTGAAGAATACAACTTTCATTACGGAATTCCAACTTTTAGGTTTTTCGTTGTTAACTGAAGTAGGATTGTGTTTCTTTGTCATGGTGTCCATTGTTTACCTTGTGACGATCACAGCTAATATCTTCATCATCTTTGTCATTGTTACTGAACGACAGCTTCACAAGCCCATGTACTTCTTTATTGGTGGACTTTCATTTATAGAGATCTGGTACCCTACCGTCACAGTCCCCACACTCCTTTGGGCCTTGCTAATGAGAAATAAACACATTTCTCTTCCTGGCTGCATGGCTCAGTTCTATTTTCACTTTTCATTAGGTACGACAGAGAGTTTCCTTCTGACAATAATGTCTTATGATCGATATGTAGCCATCTGCAATCCTTTACATTATTTTGTGATCATGAGTCCAAGGACTTGTAAGAAGCTACTTATTAGTTGCTGGGCTGGAGGGTTCATTGTCATTGTTGTTCTATGTTTACAGGTCTCAAATCTTTCATATTGTGATGGGAATGAGCTTGACCACTATTACTGTGACTTTGCAGCCCTAATCAAATTATCGTGCAGTAAAACTTCTAGCGTGGAAACGTTATTTTTCATATCTGCTTGTTTTGTAATTTTGGGCTGTTTTCTGCTAATTGTTATGTCTTACATTCAGATCATCCGTACGACAATATCATTTCCTACATCAACTGGTAGACGTAGGGCGTTTTCAACATGTGCTTCTCATCTAATTGTGGTTTGTCTGTTTTATGTCACCAATATTCTCATGTTTGTACGACCGACCGCTGCTGATACTTTACACTTGAACAAATCTGTTTCTATCATTCCCTCTGTAGTAACCCCTTTGCTGAATCCCATCATTTACACCTTGAGAAATCAAGAGGTGAAAAAGGCTGCAAAGAAAGCagttaaaaaattgaattttttaaaacacactttggggtcttaggccgcgtacacacgattagtccatccgatgagaacggaccgacggaccgttgtcataggttaaccgatgaagctgactgatggtccgtcacgcctacacaccatcggttaaaaaaccgatcgtgtcagaaccagTGTtaccacatcatccctttaatccaggacacatattaattacacaggttctgaggctaatttaatgcagataaggcaccaagtgagtttaattaccaccttaatcagccagagaacctgcgTAATTAATAtttgtcctggattaaagggatggtgtggcaaccctagtcagaACGCGTTGATGTAAAActcaatgacgtgctgaaaaaaacgcagtcgacttgattctgagcatgcgtggatttttaaccgatggttgtgcgtactaacgatcggttttgacctatcggttagcaatccatcggttaaattttaaagcaagttgccatttttttaaccgaaggttaaataacctatggggcctacacacaatcggtttggaccaatgataacggtccaccagaccgttatcctctggttaaccgatcgtgtgtacaaggccttaaagaatGGATTAATTATAGGTgacgtttgttaccccaacaccgATATGTGTctactgtaccatgtacttgtatgaaaaagtatcctgtcctatctttgtattgcttcctttgtgtgaaatccctggtgttcctgccagtgccTCTGCCTTCCTAATAAAAACTGactacactaagcaggagagtacAACATGGTTAATTCTAAATCTATGctaggaactcagcctgctctcctccaatgatcagacttgtcctgtcatgcctcccctgcacagcaattcactgggaagctcagtgtgctgctgcttctcctctccccagctcttttgcagctgagaacagagggaaggtgatcacttataaaaaaaaaagggctaaaactgtatttataaaggTTTTTTAtacctatacacaaatgttttgccttttatttatattttaaactgaatgggttgttttacaaggtgatttaTGTCCATTTTTGACTATGTTTGTGGTGCATTGGCGGCACATTCAAATGGAATAGGCTGCCTTAACGCAAAGTGCAATAGTCTGCAacacaagtgttaaaagttaaaAGGGCCTTTAAAGACTTGGAAGCATCTTGAGAAATAATCAAACAATACAATCGAGGACATCCTTgaagtgaaaatgacaataaataaaaagtattaaCCCCATATCGGCAGCGTCAGAAAGAAGAACCACTTTCTCTGCTCGTGGAACGGATACGGATCATGGAAGACCCACGTCTAGCTATCTCACTCTGGAattctgatgctgtaaagtaataGATTATTGGGTTCAGGCAACAATTAATACTTGCTAGGCTTATAGAAATGGGATGTAAAGTCAGGATGATTTTTTGCGCTGTGCAGTTTTGGATAGCATTTGCACTGACCATTACATAAAAGAAGAAAGTGATGTGGTAtggtgcaaaacaaataaaaaacacacaagcgCATGTTATAACCAGTCGAAgagcttttctcttttctttcttgttCACACATTCTAAGGAATTCAGTTTTAGTTGTGTCCTTGTTTTTAGAGAGCTGTAAGTGATGACAGTCATAGGAATTATAAATCCTAACAGTTCTGAAAAAATCAGCATGCCAGACATGGTGACCATGTTCATCTGATTATTACCTAGGTCAGCAAAACAACTGGTGGTTGAGTTATTTCCTCTAGAGCTTCTGTATATAGGAAATGCCAGACATGAAGTACCAACCACTATCCATACGCATATGCTGATTCCAACATCGTACCTTCTTTTCCAGTCTTTGGCTTTGAAAGGATTTGCGGTGAAGACATACCTCTGGACGCTGATAAGTGTTAAAAAGAGGATACTTGCGTACATGTTCAGGTATTTAAGATAAAAGCATAACAAGCAGGCAAAGTGCTTAAATGGCCATGAGTGATTTATGTAGTAATAAATCCGAAGAGGCAACGACAAGACATGGGCAAGGTCAGCAGTTGCCAAATTGATCATGAAGATAATGGCCTTGTTCTTCTTGTTGATAAAGCTTTGGAGAACCCATAGAGCAACACTGTTAGCGAGCAGACCAGGTATCAAGATGGCTATATAAGTGACAGCATATAGGGTATGCTGGAAATCCGGGGAGCTGCGGCAGTTTGAAAAGTTTCCACTGggcattttcttttcttcttctagaAGATTTTATGATATCCCAATGTTCTGTGTGAATGAACAAGATTAATCTGTTAAATTCAGTATCGACAGCTGTGGTTTTTACTTATAAAGTCAGGTTATAAAATTAACCTATATTCAAAGATCTTCTGTCTTATTGGAAGTCTATagtagtggttaaagtgattgtaaaatctaacaaacatgttatacttacctgccctgtgcagtggttttgcacagagcagcctagattctccacttctcgggtccctcttcggtgctcctaggcaggcccgtcggaacccgacaggtaAAGCAAGCATTTGCCTCGGGCCCCGAGGTGGCcagggggccccgagctggccaggggccccagcagggaaggCCCTTGCCGCactgctgcgtcctcctgcagtctggtcggccgtgtaccataaccgcgcggtacaggagaatcaggttcctgttcctggccagactgacaggaagtgcacacactgagtgttcactccCTTTCATTCCGGCCCCGGGAAtgttacacggccgaccggactgcaggaggacgcagcgatgcaGCACggtccctccctgctggggcccctgtgcggaaaCTAACATCTCCCGGCGTGTGCGTGGTGCGAGGATAGAGGTAAGTCGCCAaccgcccccccgcttctcaacttaaaaactgaaatgtcacttttttttgcctggggcccccaaatctcttcaaacggccctgctccTAGGCCCCTCCTTCCTATTAAGTGCCCCCAcaggcagcttgctatggaggcacccgagccgagccaagctccctgtgtccattcagacacgaaaCCGAGACCTGtcctgccccctttctctcctcattggctgattgacagcagcgggagcattgtgctgctgtctcagccaatcaggaggggagtCCCAGGCAGCTGAGACActtctgcaacatcgctggatctagatgggctcaggtaagtattaggggggctgctgcacacagaaggatttttaccATACCATAATACAttgaatgcattaaccacttaaccgcctgctgcacatttacgtcggcagaatggcacggctgggcacatgcacgtacaggtacgtcctgtgctagtacccagccgtgggtcacgcgcccgcgacccggtccaaagctccgtgaccaggaccgcgggacccgcggacccgatcgccgctggagtcccgcgatcggtccccggagctgaagaacggggagagctgtgtgaaaacacagcttccccgttcttcactgcggcggcatcgatcgtgtgatcccttttatagggatacacaatcgatgacgtcacacctacagccacacccccctacatttgtaaacacacatgaggtcacacataaccccatcagcgccccctgtggttaactcccaaacggcgcCTGTAAAGcaacctgaaaactgcctctcatgccaccccagtgtaaaagcctgggtgccttcacactggggtggtgcagtTGTGggatgggaaaaaagtcctgcaagcagcatctttaaggcgggttgggagcgctgtatacgaatgggtattattattatcatttcagCCAGCTATTGACCACCAACACTGGAGGGGTTATTTTTACAGCCAGCCATTGACCACCAGTGCTGTGGGAGTTTATCTTACAACCAGCCACTGACCACCCAATGCTGGGGTGATTATTTTTACAGACagccactgaacaccaatgctgggggtgggGTTATTCTTATAGCCAGTCACCGTTCACCCATGTTTAAGTGGTTATGTTTACTGccagccactgaccaccaatgctcgATTGGCTACTTTTACAGCCTGACACTGACCAGCAATGGAGGTGCTTACACCAGTGCTGAAGGTTATTATTGCTGTCAACGatgataccaatgctggggggttgtGTTTATACCCAgctgctgaccaccaatgcttGGGAGGGTTAAGTTTACAGGCAGCCACTGACCACCAGTACTGGGTTGGTTACTTTTACAGCCTGCCACTTAGGTGGAGGTGCTTACACCATCACTGATGGTTACTATTGCTACCAATAACACCAATGCTGGAGGTTGCTATTGCTGCCAATCGGACCAATGCTGGGGTTATTTTATTCCCACACTACAAGCCATTCACCGTTAAGTGACACCCACTTTATTGTCCACAGGTGCTTGCAATGTGCTTtgcatttttcttcttatttcTTCAATGTGTCCCTCCAAACTATTTAACAATTTTAAGTTGGTAACTATGCAGAAGGATCACTGCGCTCCTGAACATCGTTCACTATCTTTGCATAAAGTTGCATCCATACTTCCATACAGCATGCATTCTAATTACAGTCATTTCATGATTATTACTGGAAATAATTTTGATGTATATGGGTGGGTGTTAAAAAGGATGTTCTCCGGATGCCAGATATGCTAGGTACATCTTTAGTAAAGAAACTAAAAGTTGCATGACACAAATGAGTTAAATAGTGCAAACGTGATTTAACATTCACCTTCTCACAAACTTAGCCTTTTGTGGTTGGTGGTTTCCATTCTAAACTCTTGTAACCTTCAATATTCTGTGAACCAAAGAGATTTTAAACATTACACAAGGCCTTTCTGGCTATGAAACAGCTCCAAGAAAATAAGAAAGGTTTGATCAACCACTGGCAACCCCAACTGTCTCTACATGGTGGAAAATGTTATTACCTAGAATACCCTCCTTTGTATATGTATTACATCGTACAGTAGTAGAGAAGATTATGGTATTccataaatacataataataataataatgttaataaAACATAATGCTGCTGCCCAGCTGTCATACACTTATCCTAATATTACGGTAGTTAAATAAGTCCCAAAGAAAACAGTTTGATGGGGTGAACTACATGACTGGGCAACTAGATGGCGCTTATGatcctaagaaaaaaaacatattaggcAAATTACATTGAAGTTCCCAGGGCCAAGGATATACGATAATTAGGTATCATACAACCCTATACACATATGAAATATGACAGCCTTTTTACAGGTTCCCCCTTCTATCACAGGCTTTTTGCAAAAACTGAAGCAAGAATGTACCAATTGAAGGCAAAATACTATTTGCTATATGTACAaaacagtagataacatttaaaaagaaaaaaggtaaagGTTTTAAGTAACCTGAACTaaactttaaaggagaagtccagcctgagcttgtttggctgggcttctcctctgggtcaaaggagtgcaatttgcagtctgaagtccgctctgtgctgacgtcactggaatcagtccaggcaccgcattatcctgacaataaagtctggatccaccagttgcctggactgatgcctgtctcagactctcagcaagccgctgagagcctgagacggccgctcctcgcccctccacagcccagctcttcagtgagcgtggaggagcagagaggagagctgctgattgacagtcagcagctctctgctcggggatctGTGAGGACCGAGCCATCAGTGATAttcgatcactcggttctcagtgcagaggcgccgggggacagatgcaacatcGGATCGagaatccacctaggtaagtataaatgggccaaaaaaaagaaaaaaacgtaatTCTCTTTTAaacaggaactgcagtctgctcacataatttgtaataaaaacatctttgccattctgaagcttccgtCGAACCactttacatattattttatatatactgtgattctgtactatGCTgcggaaatctccctccactcagtctggctgcaaccattttaactgagggcagctgaagctgctgcctgtgcacttcttggatttacacagacacacctttAGTTCTGCAGCTCTCATTAGCCCTCTT is from Rana temporaria chromosome 9, aRanTem1.1, whole genome shotgun sequence and encodes:
- the LOC120914563 gene encoding olfactory receptor 6F1-like, whose translation is MQLKNTTFITEFQLLGFSLLTEVGLCFFVMVSIVYLVTITANIFIIFVIVTERQLHKPMYFFIGGLSFIEIWYPTVTVPTLLWALLMRNKHISLPGCMAQFYFHFSLGTTESFLLTIMSYDRYVAICNPLHYFVIMSPRTCKKLLISCWAGGFIVIVVLCLQVSNLSYCDGNELDHYYCDFAALIKLSCSKTSSVETLFFISACFVILGCFLLIVMSYIQIIRTTISFPTSTGRRRAFSTCASHLIVVCLFYVTNILMFVRPTAADTLHLNKSVSIIPSVVTPLLNPIIYTLRNQEVKKAAKKAVIYVHF
- the P2RY10 gene encoding putative P2Y purinoceptor 10, producing the protein MPSGNFSNCRSSPDFQHTLYAVTYIAILIPGLLANSVALWVLQSFINKKNKAIIFMINLATADLAHVLSLPLRIYYYINHSWPFKHFACLLCFYLKYLNMYASILFLTLISVQRYVFTANPFKAKDWKRRYDVGISICVWIVVGTSCLAFPIYRSSRGNNSTTSCFADLGNNQMNMVTMSGMLIFSELLGFIIPMTVITYSSLKTRTQLKLNSLECVNKKEKRKALRLVITCACVFFICFAPYHITFFFYVMVSANAIQNCTAQKIILTLHPISISLASINCCLNPIIYYFTASEFQSEIARRGSSMIRIRSTSRESGSSF